A section of the Pseudomonadota bacterium genome encodes:
- a CDS encoding FAD-binding oxidoreductase — MIPAHVKYLIIGAGIHGLSTAYHLATTLKAKGLGSGVDVLVVDKGSIGSGASGIACGVIRNNYFQPAMRELMAECVDVWESDPEAYHYHAVGYMQISPESMRADVAQIAAQQEAIGYESEFIEGADACRKYMRGIFSDWRAEGITSVLHEKRGGYANNTASLYGLAEKAEGAGVRILSGTEVLGLVSASSSGAIAAVETSKGRIGVDEVIVAVGPWVPRIWSMLDLPDHIDVKDLQGDIHADVPMWVYWCLQEGTLGVEPGFGMADAGNMPPVIHVDTDVPLRSDVDGRVLVEDMWGIYYKPDFNFGGIQGGAAPYLVETPAESIAIDPYGPESPEFIVDDLFAETWCSALAFCQERYEGQIGKWRKEPSGGIGAFTADSFPVFDRFRENCYVIADSNHGYKMIAVGKLVAAELLGAPSALLEPFRFSRFAEGKLHPVSNSPFPWS; from the coding sequence ATGATTCCCGCCCACGTCAAATACCTCATCATCGGCGCCGGCATTCACGGCCTCAGCACCGCATATCATCTCGCGACCACGCTGAAGGCCAAAGGTCTGGGCAGCGGCGTAGATGTGCTGGTGGTCGACAAGGGCAGTATCGGTTCCGGTGCGTCGGGCATCGCCTGCGGCGTCATCCGCAACAATTATTTCCAGCCGGCGATGCGCGAATTGATGGCCGAATGTGTCGATGTTTGGGAGAGCGATCCCGAGGCGTATCATTATCACGCCGTCGGCTATATGCAGATCAGCCCGGAATCGATGCGCGCCGATGTGGCGCAGATCGCCGCCCAACAAGAGGCGATCGGCTATGAATCAGAATTTATCGAGGGCGCCGATGCGTGCCGCAAATATATGCGCGGCATCTTCAGCGATTGGCGCGCCGAAGGCATCACCTCGGTTCTGCATGAAAAGCGCGGCGGCTATGCCAACAACACCGCGTCGCTCTATGGACTGGCGGAAAAGGCCGAGGGCGCAGGCGTGCGTATTCTTTCCGGCACTGAGGTTTTAGGGCTGGTGAGCGCCAGCAGTTCCGGCGCCATCGCGGCGGTGGAGACGAGCAAGGGGCGCATTGGCGTCGATGAAGTGATCGTCGCGGTCGGCCCCTGGGTGCCGCGCATTTGGAGCATGCTCGATCTGCCAGACCATATCGACGTGAAGGACTTGCAGGGCGACATACACGCCGATGTGCCGATGTGGGTTTATTGGTGCCTGCAGGAAGGCACGCTCGGTGTTGAACCTGGCTTCGGCATGGCTGATGCCGGCAACATGCCGCCGGTCATTCATGTAGATACCGATGTGCCGCTCCGCTCCGACGTCGATGGCCGCGTTCTGGTCGAGGACATGTGGGGCATTTACTACAAACCGGATTTCAATTTCGGCGGCATTCAGGGCGGTGCCGCGCCCTATCTCGTTGAAACCCCGGCCGAGAGCATCGCGATTGATCCCTATGGGCCGGAGTCACCGGAATTCATCGTTGACGATCTGTTTGCCGAAACCTGGTGCTCGGCGCTGGCTTTTTGCCAGGAACGCTATGAAGGCCAGATCGGCAAATGGCGCAAAGAGCCGTCCGGCGGCATCGGCGCATTTACCGCTGATAGCTTCCCGGTGTTCGACCGCTTTCGCGAAAATTGCTACGTCATCGCGGATTCAAATCACGGCTATAAAATGATCGCCGTTGGCAAGCTCGTCGCCGCAGAACTTCTCGGCGCGCCCAGCGCTTTGTTGGAACCGTTCCGCTTCTCGCGCTTTGCCGAGGGCAAGCTGCACCCAGTTTCGAACAGCCCGTTCCCCTGGAGCTAA
- a CDS encoding NAD(P)-binding protein has product MSGRDPIFDILFEPVKIGPVTARNRFYQVPHCNGMGDRLPRGMAAMRGTKAEGGWAVVSTEEVSIDHGTDFTPSIEGRLWDEGDIPYHARMTEAVHAHGSLAAIELCQQGIACANLESRETPLAPSAQSLIKAGPLQARAMDLSDIRAVRASHRASALLAKRAGYDIVYVYAGHDLSLAQHFLLPRYNQRRDEYGGSLENRVRLLRELIEDTKEAVGDTCAVAVRLAVDELLGADGIEAAGEAPDIIAMLAELPDLWDVNISNWSNDSQTARFAEEGYQDGYTAFVKSLTSKPVVGVGRYTSPDRMAAMVAKGALDFIGAARPSIADPFLPKKIEEGRIEDIRECIGCNICVSGDRTYTPIRCTQNPTMGEEWRKGWHPERIPPRASEDKVLIVGGGPAGLECARALGQRGYPVTLAEASEALGGRVRFESRLPGMASYQRVADHRLAAFHKLPNVETYLASELGAEDAIAFGAPHIVVATGAHWRRDGVGQRQRLPLPITDAAPTIYTPDDIMTGQTLVDGPVLVYDDDGYIMAGLIAEKLARDGRNVTFMMPDEKVSPWTDNTLEQHAIQRRLLEVGVNILANRQLVALQGDVRYACVYTGAEAELAAAAVVLVTSRTSNDGLWQELQTRAEAGEVPWRSLTRIGDALAPATIAHAVYAGHRYAREFDATPVEGTPYKRERVTV; this is encoded by the coding sequence ATGAGCGGACGCGATCCCATTTTTGACATCCTGTTCGAGCCGGTGAAAATCGGCCCGGTCACGGCGCGCAACCGGTTTTACCAAGTGCCGCATTGCAACGGCATGGGCGACCGCCTCCCGCGCGGCATGGCCGCCATGCGCGGGACCAAAGCTGAGGGTGGCTGGGCGGTGGTCTCGACGGAAGAAGTCAGCATCGACCATGGCACGGATTTCACTCCGTCGATCGAAGGCCGCCTGTGGGACGAAGGCGATATCCCCTATCACGCGCGCATGACCGAGGCCGTGCACGCACATGGCTCGCTAGCAGCGATCGAACTGTGCCAGCAGGGAATTGCCTGCGCCAATTTGGAAAGCCGAGAGACACCGCTAGCGCCCAGCGCCCAGTCGCTCATCAAGGCAGGACCGTTGCAGGCACGGGCGATGGATCTAAGCGACATCCGCGCCGTGCGCGCGAGCCATCGCGCCTCCGCCCTTCTGGCCAAGCGCGCCGGCTATGACATCGTCTATGTCTATGCCGGGCATGACCTGTCGCTGGCCCAGCATTTTCTCCTGCCGCGCTACAATCAGAGGCGCGATGAATATGGCGGCTCGCTGGAAAACCGAGTCAGACTATTGCGCGAGTTGATCGAGGATACCAAGGAGGCGGTGGGCGACACCTGCGCCGTCGCCGTGCGCCTGGCAGTCGATGAACTGCTTGGCGCCGACGGCATCGAAGCGGCGGGCGAAGCGCCCGACATCATCGCCATGCTGGCCGAGCTGCCTGATCTCTGGGATGTCAATATCAGCAACTGGTCGAACGATTCGCAAACCGCGCGCTTTGCCGAAGAAGGCTATCAGGACGGCTACACCGCCTTCGTCAAGAGCCTGACATCGAAGCCGGTGGTGGGTGTCGGGCGTTACACGTCACCCGACCGCATGGCGGCAATGGTTGCCAAGGGCGCGCTCGATTTCATCGGCGCGGCCCGACCATCGATCGCCGATCCGTTCCTGCCGAAAAAGATTGAAGAAGGGCGGATCGAAGATATCCGCGAGTGCATCGGCTGCAATATCTGCGTGTCGGGCGATAGGACCTACACGCCGATCCGCTGCACACAGAACCCAACGATGGGCGAAGAGTGGCGCAAGGGCTGGCATCCCGAGCGCATCCCGCCACGTGCCTCCGAAGACAAGGTGCTGATTGTCGGCGGGGGCCCGGCCGGCCTGGAATGCGCGCGCGCGCTTGGGCAGCGCGGCTATCCGGTCACGCTGGCCGAGGCGAGCGAGGCGCTCGGCGGACGGGTGCGCTTTGAATCCCGCCTGCCCGGCATGGCCTCTTACCAGCGCGTGGCTGACCACCGCCTCGCCGCATTTCACAAATTGCCCAATGTAGAAACCTACCTGGCCAGCGAACTCGGCGCCGAAGACGCCATCGCGTTTGGCGCGCCGCATATCGTGGTGGCGACGGGTGCGCATTGGCGGCGCGACGGCGTCGGCCAGCGGCAAAGACTGCCGCTGCCGATCACCGATGCCGCGCCGACGATTTACACGCCGGACGATATCATGACCGGGCAGACGCTAGTGGATGGGCCAGTCCTGGTTTATGACGATGACGGTTATATCATGGCCGGACTGATCGCCGAGAAACTGGCGCGCGACGGGCGCAATGTCACGTTCATGATGCCGGACGAAAAGGTTTCACCGTGGACAGACAACACGCTCGAGCAGCACGCTATTCAGCGCCGCCTGCTAGAAGTGGGCGTGAACATCCTGGCCAACCGGCAGTTGGTGGCGTTGCAGGGCGACGTGCGCTATGCCTGTGTTTACACTGGCGCCGAAGCAGAGCTTGCCGCGGCGGCGGTGGTGCTGGTGACTTCGCGAACTTCCAATGACGGGCTGTGGCAGGAATTGCAAACCCGCGCCGAGGCCGGTGAGGTGCCATGGCGCAGCTTGACCCGGATCGGCGATGCCCTGGCGCCGGCCACAATTGCCCATGCGGTTTATGCCGGCCACCGCTACGCGCGCGAGTTCGATGCGACACCAGTAGAAGGCACGCCCTATAAGCGAGAACGCGTGACCGTCTAG
- a CDS encoding propionyl-CoA synthetase has protein sequence MSGKFEQMYGRAQSDPEGFWAEAAEALDWDKKWDKVLDDSDAPFYRWFTGGMLNTCHNALDRHVDNGRGDQLALIHDSPVTESVTTFTYRELRDEVALFAGALAERGVGRGDRVIIYMPMVPEAAIAMLACARLGAVHSVVFGGFAANELAVRIDDCTPQVVVSASCGIEGKRVIAYKPLLDEAIELAAHKPASCIILQRPQETAAMTAGRDADWREAVTAATAHDCVSVAATDPLYILYTSGTTGQPKGVVRDNGGHAVALNWTMKNIYGVDPGEAFWAASDVGWVVGHSYIVYAPLLHGNISILYEGKPVGTPDAGAFWRVIADHKVAAMFTAPTAFRAIKKEDPQGKRIGDYDLSNFRTLFLAGERTDPDTLHWAENKLGVPVIDHWWQTETGWSICANCIGIEQLPVKEGSPTKPVPGMDVRVVDDACNEVKAGDIGALVIKLPLPPGTFPTLWNAKERYVEAYLEEFPGYYKTADAGFIDADGYVYVMSRTDDIINVAGHRLSTGAMEEVLLAHPDVAECAVIGVADALKGQMPLGFLVLNSGVARDPADIVNDVVAMVRERIGPVAAFKVATVVNSLPKTRSGKILRGTMQKIADSEAHKVPATIDDPAALDEITRALKAIGYATG, from the coding sequence ATGAGCGGTAAATTCGAGCAAATGTATGGTCGCGCGCAGAGCGACCCGGAGGGCTTTTGGGCGGAAGCCGCCGAAGCGCTCGATTGGGACAAAAAGTGGGACAAGGTCCTGGACGATAGCGATGCGCCGTTCTACCGCTGGTTCACGGGTGGTATGCTCAATACCTGCCATAACGCGCTCGACCGCCATGTCGATAACGGGCGCGGCGATCAGTTGGCGCTGATCCATGATTCCCCGGTCACCGAAAGCGTCACCACATTTACCTACCGCGAACTGCGCGATGAGGTGGCGCTGTTCGCCGGCGCCCTGGCGGAACGTGGCGTTGGCCGCGGCGACCGGGTGATCATCTACATGCCGATGGTGCCGGAGGCGGCGATTGCGATGCTCGCCTGCGCCCGCCTTGGCGCCGTGCATTCGGTGGTGTTCGGCGGATTTGCCGCCAATGAACTGGCGGTGCGCATCGATGACTGCACGCCGCAGGTTGTCGTTTCCGCCAGTTGCGGCATCGAAGGCAAGCGTGTGATCGCCTATAAACCGCTCCTCGACGAGGCCATCGAATTGGCCGCGCACAAGCCGGCGAGCTGCATCATCTTGCAGCGCCCGCAGGAAACAGCGGCGATGACGGCGGGCCGCGACGCAGATTGGCGCGAGGCCGTGACCGCCGCGACGGCGCATGATTGCGTCTCGGTGGCGGCGACCGATCCCTTGTACATTCTCTATACCTCCGGCACGACGGGCCAGCCCAAGGGCGTGGTGCGCGACAATGGCGGCCATGCGGTGGCGCTCAATTGGACGATGAAAAATATCTACGGCGTCGATCCTGGCGAGGCGTTCTGGGCCGCCTCCGACGTTGGCTGGGTGGTCGGCCATTCCTATATCGTCTATGCGCCGCTGCTGCACGGCAACATCTCCATCCTCTATGAAGGCAAGCCGGTCGGCACGCCAGATGCCGGCGCCTTTTGGCGGGTGATTGCAGATCATAAGGTAGCGGCGATGTTCACCGCGCCCACCGCCTTCCGCGCCATCAAGAAAGAAGACCCGCAAGGAAAGCGCATCGGCGATTACGATCTTTCAAATTTCCGCACTCTCTTTCTCGCCGGCGAGCGCACCGACCCGGATACGCTTCATTGGGCCGAAAACAAACTTGGCGTGCCGGTGATCGATCACTGGTGGCAGACCGAAACCGGCTGGTCGATCTGCGCCAATTGCATCGGCATTGAGCAACTGCCAGTCAAGGAAGGCTCGCCGACCAAGCCGGTTCCCGGCATGGATGTGCGGGTGGTCGACGATGCCTGCAACGAAGTGAAAGCCGGTGATATCGGCGCTCTGGTGATCAAACTGCCGTTGCCGCCCGGCACCTTTCCGACGCTGTGGAACGCCAAGGAGCGCTATGTGGAAGCCTATCTCGAGGAATTTCCGGGCTACTACAAGACCGCCGATGCCGGCTTTATCGATGCGGACGGCTATGTCTATGTGATGTCGCGCACCGACGATATCATCAATGTCGCCGGACATCGGCTTTCGACCGGCGCGATGGAAGAAGTGTTGCTGGCGCATCCGGACGTCGCGGAATGTGCGGTGATCGGCGTGGCCGACGCGCTCAAGGGCCAAATGCCGCTCGGCTTTTTGGTGCTCAATAGCGGTGTCGCCCGCGACCCGGCGGACATCGTCAATGATGTCGTCGCCATGGTGCGCGAGCGCATTGGGCCGGTAGCTGCGTTCAAGGTGGCGACCGTCGTCAATTCCCTGCCTAAAACACGCTCGGGTAAAATCCTACGTGGTACAATGCAAAAAATTGCCGACAGCGAAGCACATAAAGTCCCGGCGACGATCGACGACCCGGCGGCGCTTGACGAGATTACACGAGCCCTGAAGGCGATCGGCTATGCGACAGGCTGA
- a CDS encoding glutamine amidotransferase, whose translation MCGIAGLIHRDGSAGIGSEMTSMLQALKHRGPDSSGFALYGEPRGDDYMLRFKVAEQEDMARGFDIRDEVKKRKAMVDERIESGGTTIVEQENVTDYAFRYRLRFSDGGAGDQQNMKRFADYLEDVEGAEILSMGRALELVKDLGDASRVSDQYHLGSFKGTHAIGHTRMATESDVDIRSAHPYWAYPFSDVSVVHNGQLTNYWGFRREMERRGHRFMSNCDSELIAVYLADRMADGMPLKEAMDLSVSELDGVFTYLVATADSLGMAKDTMAAKPMVLYESENFIGLASEEVAIRSIFPDEIDTWDPYEGEVMVWQI comes from the coding sequence ATGTGTGGCATTGCAGGATTAATTCATCGCGACGGCAGCGCCGGGATCGGCTCAGAAATGACGTCGATGCTGCAAGCACTGAAACATCGCGGACCGGATTCAAGCGGCTTTGCGCTTTATGGCGAGCCCCGGGGCGACGATTACATGCTGCGCTTCAAGGTCGCGGAGCAGGAAGACATGGCGCGCGGCTTTGATATCCGTGATGAGGTGAAGAAACGCAAAGCCATGGTCGATGAACGCATCGAAAGTGGCGGCACGACCATCGTCGAGCAGGAGAACGTCACCGATTACGCCTTTCGCTACCGCCTCAGATTTTCCGACGGTGGGGCGGGCGATCAGCAAAATATGAAGCGCTTCGCCGATTACCTTGAGGATGTCGAAGGCGCCGAGATTCTTTCGATGGGCCGCGCCTTGGAGTTGGTCAAGGATTTGGGCGATGCCAGCCGGGTCAGCGATCAATATCATCTCGGCAGCTTCAAAGGCACCCACGCCATCGGCCATACCCGTATGGCGACCGAATCAGATGTCGATATCCGTTCGGCCCATCCTTATTGGGCGTACCCGTTCTCCGACGTCTCCGTGGTGCATAACGGCCAGCTCACCAATTATTGGGGCTTTCGCCGCGAAATGGAGCGCCGCGGCCACCGCTTCATGTCGAATTGCGATTCGGAATTGATCGCCGTTTATCTCGCCGACCGCATGGCCGATGGCATGCCGTTGAAGGAAGCAATGGACCTTTCTGTGAGCGAACTGGACGGCGTCTTTACCTATCTCGTCGCCACCGCTGACAGCCTCGGCATGGCCAAGGACACCATGGCCGCCAAGCCGATGGTGCTTTACGAGAGCGAAAACTTTATCGGCCTCGCCTCAGAAGAAGTGGCGATCCGCAGCATTTTTCCCGACGAAATTGACACCTGGGACCCGTATGAAGGGGAGGTCATGGTATGGCAGATCTAG
- a CDS encoding Gfo/Idh/MocA family oxidoreductase: MAALKVGVIGAGWFGEIHCNVIAGAPGLELAALAEQDPARREEIGRQYNVPALYTDYHGILADPAIDLVHIVTRWENHAEIATAALAAGKHVLLEKPMAPTLAECEQICRAARQAKTYLMVGHVCRFNPRCIAAQKEISAGSIGRVVSLNGRRNLPAAWAEDVLNKVNPITDTAVHDTDLMLWFTGAPVTSVYTQTVRVNDYLHPDLFQIMYRFENGATAIYESAWLVPDAAPWLIDERMSIMGSEGFVQVQDTFPNLGVCTATGFTGPDTTYWPRVDGVTGGALRDEIMYFANCVAIGKRPSVITPEDSMAAMKTVLAAQESAESGEIVVLD; encoded by the coding sequence ATGGCGGCATTGAAGGTCGGAGTGATCGGCGCCGGCTGGTTCGGCGAAATCCATTGTAATGTGATTGCCGGAGCTCCTGGCCTCGAACTGGCGGCGTTGGCGGAGCAGGACCCAGCGCGCCGCGAAGAAATCGGCCGTCAATACAATGTTCCGGCGCTCTACACAGATTACCACGGCATCCTCGCCGATCCGGCTATCGATCTGGTGCATATCGTCACGCGCTGGGAAAACCATGCCGAGATCGCCACTGCCGCCTTGGCGGCGGGGAAGCATGTACTGCTTGAAAAACCGATGGCCCCGACCCTGGCGGAATGCGAACAAATTTGCCGGGCGGCGCGGCAGGCCAAAACCTATTTAATGGTCGGCCATGTCTGCCGCTTCAATCCGCGCTGCATTGCCGCCCAGAAGGAAATTTCCGCCGGAAGCATCGGTCGCGTGGTGTCCCTCAATGGCCGCCGCAACTTGCCCGCCGCCTGGGCCGAGGATGTGCTCAACAAAGTCAATCCGATAACGGACACTGCCGTTCACGACACCGATCTGATGCTTTGGTTCACCGGCGCCCCGGTCACCAGTGTCTACACCCAGACTGTGCGGGTGAATGATTATCTTCACCCCGATCTATTTCAAATCATGTACCGCTTCGAAAACGGCGCCACAGCTATCTACGAAAGCGCCTGGCTGGTGCCCGACGCCGCGCCGTGGCTAATCGATGAGCGCATGTCGATCATGGGCTCCGAGGGCTTCGTGCAGGTGCAGGACACATTCCCCAATCTTGGCGTCTGCACCGCGACCGGCTTTACCGGTCCCGATACCACCTATTGGCCGCGCGTCGATGGCGTCACCGGCGGTGCGCTCAGGGATGAGATCATGTATTTTGCCAACTGTGTGGCGATCGGCAAACGCCCCAGCGTCATCACGCCGGAAGATTCAATGGCGGCGATGAAGACCGTGTTGGCCGCGCAGGAATCCGCTGAGAGCGGCGAAATTGTTGTTCTCGATTGA
- a CDS encoding glutamine synthetase family protein — translation MSESGLIYLLWSDLVGMTRTRGVPLQDFDRRLESGLGWACAGQAMTPFEHLADNPWGPVDEVRQIPDPETRFEIPADGAHPALHAVLCDSRPAPGEDWGACVRSFCRNAVADLKAETGLDLIAAFELEFLLEGPDLITEAPFSFAAACAQHGLLTSLEEMLRAAGVAPETVEPEYGRGQYEISCSPRAALKAADAAVISCEITREAARRHSLRASFSPKPTPDHVGNGCHVHLSLADGQGRNVTSDLAGPLGLSEVAARFSAGILTHMDALLAILAPSPVSYHRLGPHHWSTGYRCIGFQNREAAVRVMPGISRDPETAAKGFNLEIRAVDCTASPYLAIGVLARAGLEGIRRNLPLPPAAEIDPADMTDAARAEAGITVLPSGLDAALEAFKADDVVRAWFSDELYQSFLSVKSWEADFAKNCAPEQLFARYRHAY, via the coding sequence ATGAGCGAGAGCGGGCTGATATATTTATTGTGGAGCGACCTCGTCGGCATGACGCGAACCCGTGGTGTGCCGCTGCAAGATTTTGACAGGCGGCTGGAAAGCGGCCTGGGTTGGGCCTGCGCCGGCCAGGCGATGACGCCGTTCGAGCATCTCGCCGACAATCCTTGGGGGCCGGTGGACGAAGTGCGGCAAATCCCCGATCCCGAAACGCGCTTCGAAATCCCGGCCGACGGCGCGCATCCGGCGCTGCACGCCGTACTGTGCGATTCGCGTCCCGCCCCCGGCGAGGATTGGGGCGCTTGTGTCAGAAGTTTCTGCCGCAATGCCGTTGCCGACCTCAAGGCCGAGACCGGTCTCGATCTAATCGCTGCGTTCGAGCTGGAGTTTCTTCTGGAAGGGCCGGATTTAATCACCGAGGCGCCGTTTTCTTTTGCCGCTGCTTGCGCCCAGCACGGCCTTCTTACCTCGCTAGAAGAAATGTTGAGAGCTGCTGGTGTGGCGCCGGAAACCGTTGAGCCTGAATATGGCCGTGGCCAATATGAAATTAGCTGCAGCCCGCGGGCCGCTCTCAAGGCGGCGGATGCGGCGGTGATTTCATGCGAGATCACGCGCGAAGCGGCGCGCCGGCACTCCTTGCGTGCCAGCTTCTCGCCCAAGCCGACGCCTGATCATGTCGGCAATGGCTGCCATGTTCATCTCAGTCTGGCCGATGGCCAGGGCCGCAATGTGACCAGCGATCTCGCCGGCCCGCTCGGTCTTAGCGAGGTCGCGGCGCGTTTTTCGGCGGGAATTCTCACCCATATGGATGCGCTTCTCGCCATCCTCGCGCCGTCGCCGGTTTCCTATCACCGCCTCGGCCCGCATCATTGGAGCACCGGCTACCGCTGCATCGGTTTTCAGAATCGGGAAGCTGCGGTGCGCGTCATGCCCGGCATCTCGCGCGATCCTGAGACCGCAGCCAAAGGCTTTAATCTGGAAATTCGTGCCGTCGATTGCACCGCGTCGCCTTATTTGGCAATTGGCGTGCTGGCGCGGGCGGGTCTAGAAGGCATCCGCCGCAATCTCCCCTTACCGCCGGCGGCCGAGATCGATCCCGCCGATATGACTGACGCGGCGCGCGCGGAAGCCGGCATCACGGTGTTGCCGTCCGGTTTGGATGCAGCCCTGGAGGCGTTTAAAGCGGATGATGTGGTGCGCGCCTGGTTTTCCGACGAGCTTTATCAGAGCTTTCTCAGCGTCAAAAGCTGGGAGGCAGATTTCGCCAAAAACTGTGCGCCCGAGCAGCTTTTCGCGCGCTACCGCCATGCCTATTGA
- a CDS encoding glutamine synthetase encodes MNDLEAHVAREGRAELIRQVRQKIDELGITYIYYQFVSVTGRIVGKGVPADHWEQIAERGFQLVYGSTANLYLDRAGDYIGYGPEASELVGMPDPETFAQLPWDKRVARVFCTCFRNREERENPGGHLTSDCRGNLRLIHQEFQDKHGLQLRSGVEPEMMWLKRGPDGKSDGGVTKPNCYHIDQFEELRPIFMRVIEYSQAMGLDMIQGDHEDAPGQLELNFMFDDALRTADRLTTYRQICAQVAREFGVIACFMSKPFVGVSASGCHHNISLWRGGADQLNELHQSPLPGMEDVFSYAKGGDNLFLPDPAFDDRKPGPVGLKCVAGVIEHIQALTAIGSSTVNSYRRLWDTGFWAPVFADWGYQNRTCALRISAPGRFEYRSVDSMVNPYLLGGAVLKAFDDGITRDLDPGEPEERNIYQAMEAGKQVTRLPMTLGDALDALAADEVIKSAMPGEMYKVYEHYKRDEWARFNATVTEWDLDTYMDCLP; translated from the coding sequence ATGAACGATCTTGAAGCCCATGTTGCCAGGGAAGGCCGCGCTGAATTAATCCGCCAGGTTCGTCAGAAGATCGACGAGCTCGGCATCACCTATATCTATTATCAATTCGTCTCGGTCACCGGGCGGATCGTTGGCAAGGGTGTGCCGGCGGATCATTGGGAGCAGATTGCCGAACGCGGCTTTCAGCTTGTCTACGGCTCCACCGCCAATCTCTATCTCGATCGCGCCGGCGATTATATCGGTTACGGGCCGGAAGCTTCGGAACTCGTCGGCATGCCCGACCCCGAGACGTTCGCCCAGCTGCCGTGGGACAAACGGGTGGCGCGAGTCTTCTGCACCTGTTTCCGCAATCGCGAGGAGCGTGAGAATCCCGGCGGCCATTTGACTTCCGACTGCCGTGGCAATTTGCGCCTCATTCACCAGGAGTTTCAAGACAAGCACGGCCTGCAACTGCGCAGCGGGGTTGAGCCCGAAATGATGTGGTTAAAGCGCGGGCCGGACGGCAAATCGGACGGCGGCGTGACCAAGCCTAATTGCTATCACATCGACCAGTTCGAGGAGTTGCGACCGATCTTCATGCGCGTCATTGAATACAGCCAGGCAATGGGCCTCGACATGATTCAAGGCGACCATGAAGACGCGCCCGGCCAGCTCGAACTCAATTTCATGTTTGACGATGCGCTCCGCACCGCCGACCGACTGACCACCTACCGCCAAATCTGCGCCCAGGTGGCGCGCGAATTTGGCGTCATTGCCTGCTTCATGTCGAAACCCTTCGTCGGCGTCTCGGCGAGCGGCTGCCACCACAACATATCGCTGTGGCGCGGCGGCGCCGACCAGCTCAACGAACTTCATCAATCGCCGCTTCCCGGCATGGAAGATGTGTTCTCCTACGCCAAGGGCGGCGATAATTTGTTCCTGCCGGACCCGGCCTTCGACGACCGCAAACCCGGCCCGGTTGGGCTTAAATGCGTCGCCGGCGTGATCGAACATATTCAGGCGCTCACCGCGATCGGCTCGTCCACCGTCAATTCTTATCGGCGCCTCTGGGACACCGGTTTTTGGGCGCCGGTGTTCGCCGATTGGGGCTATCAGAACCGCACCTGCGCCTTGCGCATCTCCGCCCCCGGGCGCTTCGAATACCGCTCCGTCGATTCCATGGTGAACCCGTATCTGCTCGGCGGCGCTGTGCTCAAAGCGTTCGATGATGGCATCACCCGCGACCTCGATCCCGGCGAGCCGGAAGAGCGCAACATCTATCAGGCCATGGAAGCCGGCAAGCAAGTGACGCGCTTGCCGATGACGCTCGGCGATGCCCTGGATGCTCTGGCGGCGGACGAGGTCATCAAAAGCGCCATGCCCGGCGAAATGTACAAAGTCTACGAGCATTACAAGCGCGACGAATGGGCGCGCTTCAACGCCACAGTGACCGAGTGGGATCTGGATACGTATATGGATTGCCTGCCTTAG
- a CDS encoding FadR/GntR family transcriptional regulator, whose product MSSLAAEANSGSSGVGYAGAPANLAARLREQILHGAFHDGQRLPAERHLATEHGVSRGTVREALRLLEQSALLTRKRGSGSYVTYPAENEGAERDDVAEITSPLQLLEVRLALEPQMVRLAARNMTARDIAGLEEALVHMEGAERDGENFSHWDKIFHLRIAEGTRNPLMITMYAQINHVRTHDRWESIKGAILTPPRIRQYNDHHRDVFDAIRLRDPESAVACMNTHLHLAQQDLLMPRGGASAH is encoded by the coding sequence ATGAGCAGTCTCGCGGCGGAAGCGAATTCAGGCTCTTCCGGGGTTGGATATGCCGGTGCGCCGGCGAACTTAGCGGCGCGCTTGAGAGAACAGATATTGCACGGCGCCTTCCATGACGGACAAAGATTGCCGGCCGAACGGCATTTGGCCACCGAGCATGGCGTGTCACGGGGCACCGTGCGCGAAGCGCTTCGCCTGTTGGAGCAAAGCGCGCTACTCACCCGCAAGCGCGGCAGCGGCAGCTATGTGACCTATCCGGCGGAGAACGAGGGCGCCGAGCGTGACGATGTTGCGGAAATCACCAGCCCGCTACAATTGCTCGAAGTGCGCCTTGCGCTGGAGCCGCAAATGGTCCGCCTCGCGGCGCGCAACATGACGGCCCGCGACATCGCCGGCTTGGAAGAGGCCCTCGTGCATATGGAAGGTGCCGAGCGCGACGGAGAAAATTTTTCCCATTGGGACAAGATTTTTCACCTGCGCATCGCCGAAGGCACGCGCAATCCGTTGATGATCACGATGTATGCGCAAATCAATCATGTGCGCACCCATGACCGCTGGGAATCAATCAAGGGCGCGATTCTCACGCCGCCGCGCATTCGCCAATATAACGATCACCACCGCGATGTGTTCGACGCGATTCGCTTGCGTGACCCGGAAAGCGCGGTGGCCTGTATGAACACCCATTTGCATCTCGCCCAGCAGGATTTGCTGATGCCGCGAGGCGGCGCTAGCGCTCACTAG